Proteins encoded in a region of the Neodiprion virginianus isolate iyNeoVirg1 chromosome 2, iyNeoVirg1.1, whole genome shotgun sequence genome:
- the LOC124298794 gene encoding uncharacterized protein LOC124298794 isoform X2: protein MYSTCHPAFYDIEKLGCTNALQITIAFQTYIELCEVKRFWDVQYKYNKSLDLIYLEACATKSSPLQKYIPWPAVNAISLNHIEQMQKELKSERWTCKTGIARTKQRVQKEARKEN, encoded by the exons ATGTATAGCACGTGTCATCCAGCA TTTTACGATATAGAAAAACTTGGCTGCACGAATGCTCTGCAAATCACGATTGCATTTCAAACATACATAGAACTGTGCGAAG TGAAACGGTTTTGGGACGTACAGTACAAGTATAACAAATCACTTGACTTGATCTATCTGGAAGCTTGTGCAACCAAATCATCTCCATTGCAAAAATACATTCCATGGCCAGCAGTAAATGCCATATCTTTGAATCATATCGAGCAAATGCAAAAGGAATTGAAGAGTGAACG CTGGACTTGTAAAACCGGCATCGCCAGAACAAAGCAAAGAGTACAAAAAGAggcaagaaaagaaaattga
- the LOC124298794 gene encoding uncharacterized protein LOC124298794 isoform X1, with protein sequence MYSTCHPAFYDIEKLGCTNALQITIAFQTYIELCEVKRFWDVQYKYNKSLDLIYLEACATKSSPLQKYIPWPAVNAISLNHIEQMQKELKSERLTLVFVEGDSTSIYYCVSAGLVKPASPEQSKEYKKRQEKKIELESEIRKNASNLYELATSVERKESQSNPELSAGD encoded by the exons ATGTATAGCACGTGTCATCCAGCA TTTTACGATATAGAAAAACTTGGCTGCACGAATGCTCTGCAAATCACGATTGCATTTCAAACATACATAGAACTGTGCGAAG TGAAACGGTTTTGGGACGTACAGTACAAGTATAACAAATCACTTGACTTGATCTATCTGGAAGCTTGTGCAACCAAATCATCTCCATTGCAAAAATACATTCCATGGCCAGCAGTAAATGCCATATCTTTGAATCATATCGAGCAAATGCAAAAGGAATTGAAGAGTGAACG ATTGACACTGGTTTTCGTAGAGGGGGACAGTACCAGTATTTATTACTGTGTTTCAGCTGGACTTGTAAAACCGGCATCGCCAGAACAAAGCAAAGAGTACAAAAAGAggcaagaaaagaaaattgaattggaaagtgaaataagaaaaaatgctTCAAATCTCTATGAATTAGCTACTTCGGTAGAACGTAAAGAGAGTCAAAGCAATCCTGAATTGTCTGCAGGGGATTGA